One stretch of Zingiber officinale cultivar Zhangliang chromosome 6B, Zo_v1.1, whole genome shotgun sequence DNA includes these proteins:
- the LOC121991301 gene encoding endoglucanase 8-like, with amino-acid sequence MGQGINAQSQNPDYKLALSKSLLFFEGQRSGKLPPNQRLTWRKDSALRDGQEGGVDLTGGYYDAGDNVKYSFPMAFTATMLAWSIIEFGDGMGDEGVRAAEALRWNTDFLLKATAHLPNTVYAMVGNPYSDHNCWERPEDMDTPRPVYAVNTTHPGSEVAGEITAALAAASIAFRSSDTAYARLLLSRAKQAYYFANTYQGSYNDSIGDAVCPFYCDISGYQDELAWGGAWLNKATNSQKYQKYVDKAIRNIKLMEEATGYHCIDTEFSWDNKHAGTYILLSQVLIYIYILQVGHYKTEAQTFACVVLPESPTKTMKYTPGGLIYKTRSSNNQVTGAVSLLALVYAKHLKQAKGTITCGKTQFPPSKLVDLAKSQADYILGHNPLRMSYMVGYGSKFPQHIHHRASALPSLDVHPSFIACKDGTPYYMSRKPNPNELTGAIVGGPNNGTDYFDDDRKRPAQSEPTTYINAPFVGVFAYFANH; translated from the exons ATGGGTCAGGGCATCAATGCTCAGT CTCAAAACCCCGATTACAAGCTCGCGCTGAGCAAGAGCTTGTTGTTCTTCGAAGGGCAGCGATCAGGGAAGCTTCCTCCTAACCAACGCCTGACATGGAGGAAGGACTCGGCTCTACGCGATGGCCAAGAGGGTGGT GTTGATCTGACGGGGGGATACTACGACGCGGGGGACAACGTGAAGTACAGCTTTCCGATGGCGTTCACGGCGACGATGTTGGCGTGGAGCATCATCGAGTTCGGCGACGGGATGGGAGACGAGGGGGTTCGTGCTGCGGAAGCTCTGAGATGGAACACAGATTTCTTGCTGAAGGCCACGGCTCACTTGCCCAACACTGTCTACGCCATGGTGGGCAACCCCTACAGCGACCACAACTGCTGGGAACGGCCCGAGGACATGGACACCCCGCGCCCCGTGTACGCCGTCAACACCACTCACCCGGGCTCCGAGGTTGCCGGCGAGATCACCGCCGCGCTCGCTGCTGCATCAATCGCGTTCAGGTCCTCCGACACTGCGTACGCCCGGCTCTTGTTGTCTAGAGCGAAGCAG GCGTATTATTTCGCAAACACCTACCAGGGCTCATACAACGATAGCATTGGCGACGCAGTCTGCCCATTTTACTGTGATATCAGTGGCTACCaa GATGAGTTAGCTTGGGGAGGAGCATGGTTGAATAAAGCCACCAACAgccaaaaataccaaaaatatgtTGATAAAGCCATTCGAAACATCAAACTCATGGAAGAAGCAACTGGGTATCATTGTATTGATACTGAGTTTTCATGGGACAATAAACACGCAGGAACCTACATCCTCCTAAGCCaggtattaatttatatatatatat TACAGGTTGGTCACTATAAAACTGAAGCTCAAACCTTTGCGTGCGTGGTGTTGCCAGAATCCCCCACCAAGACCATGAAATACACACCAG GTGGTTTGATCTACAAGACTAGATCATCCAACAACCAAGTCACCGGCGCAGTTTCTCTCCTCGCTCTTGTGTATGCGAAGCATTTGAAACAGGCTAAGGGAACCATTACTTGTGGCAAAACCCAATTTCCCCCTTCAAAGCTTGTAGACTTGGCGAAAAGTCAG GCGGATTACATCTTGGGCCACAACCCACTGAGAATGTCTTACATGGTTGGCTACGGCTCCAAGTTCCCTCAGCACATTCATCACAGGGCCTCCGCCCTCCCATCCCTGGACGTGCATCCCTCATTCATTGCATGCAAAGACGGCACTCCTTACTATATGAGCCGCAAACCTAATCCGAATGAGTTGACGGGAGCTATTGTCGGAGGGCCTAACAATGGAACGGATTACTTCGACGACGACCGGAAACGACCAGCTCAAAGTGAGCCCACCACTTATATCAATGCGCCCTTCGTCGGTGTGTTTGCTTACTTTGCTAATCATTAA